Proteins encoded in a region of the Carassius auratus strain Wakin chromosome 21, ASM336829v1, whole genome shotgun sequence genome:
- the LOC113038609 gene encoding rho GTPase-activating protein 42 isoform X2: MGLPALEFSDSFLDSPDFRERLRCHEIELERTNKFIKELIKDGNMLISALKNLSAAVQKFSQSLQDFQFECIGDAETDDEINIAQSLKEFSQLLNTVEEERRRLIQNADDVLITPLAKFRKEQIGAAKEGKKKFDKETEKYYTVLEKHLSLSSRKKESLLQEADTQINNERQIFYDASLEYVFKIQQVQERKKFEFVEPLLAFLQGLVTFYHEGYELAHEFEPYKQQLQFNLQNTRNNFESTRQEVENLMRRIRSADQDFKAPGEWTMEGFLYVQEKRPLGCTWSRHYCTYEKETKMFTMSNSEFKSGGKQNGLIMSPPEMFKLKSCIRRRTDSIDKRFCFDIEVVERHGIITLQALSESNRRLWMEAMDGKEPIYTLPALLSKKEETFLNEAGFNFVKKCIDLVETRGIYTMGLYRIGGVNSKVQRLMTSVFAAKAPADMDLDPDTWDNKTITSGLKNYLRCLAEPLMTYRLHKDFIMAVKSDDQNYRVCAVHALVHKLPDKNKEMLDILIKHLHVVSTHSQKNLMTVSNLGVIFGPTLMRSQEETVAAMMNIKFQNIVVEILIENYDKIFHQAPDPNVPLPQPQSHASARRSKAICLSSRSRKSRGLYSPTLCLADADSDTFSSSPSSTPMGSMESLSSHSSDQNSCSKTGSPSCTKHKASGNLCWTTSSPSSNGPKSPACTTSPDSSSKEDANKTDGEWEEALSTSPGDRSSPASEILQRTLRETLEVHGEERHSLSTCSSLTSLRISEGFRSCHGSIQSLVSCSQRDSLKSVHLPELPPKVTVTYRHSSASNGYQRPGSVVALRAAVFESPGISQPPTGREAKALYSCQAEHSHELSFPQGAHFSNVYPSVEPGWLQATYDGKTGLIPENYVAFL, from the exons ATGGGGCTCCCGGCGCTGGAATTCAGTGATTCTTTCCTGGACAGTCCTGACTTCAGGGAGCGACTCAGATGCCACGAAATTGAGCTGGAGCGTACTAATAAATTCATCAAGGAACTTATCAAAGATGGAAATATGCTTATTAGTGCGCTTAAAA ATCTATCTGCAGCTGTGCAGAAATTTTCCCAGTCCCTACAGGATTTCCAGTTTGAATGCATCGGAGATGCAGAAACAGATGATGAGATTAACATTG CCCAGTCATTAAAGGAATTCTCCCAGCTGCTGAACACGGTGGAGGAGGAAAGACGACGACTA atACAGAATGCTGATGATGTCTTGATCACACCGCTGGCAAAGTTTCGGAAAGAGCAGATCGGAGCGGCCAAA gaaggGAAGAAGAAATTTGACAAGGAGACCGAGAAGTATTACACAGTTTTGGAGAAGCACTTAAGCCTGTCTTCAAGAAAGAAAGAGTCACTTTTGCAGGAG GCAGACACCCAAATAAATAACGAAAGACAGATTTTCTATGACGCCTCCCTGGAATATGTTTTCAAAATCCAACAAGTGCAAGAAAGGAAAAAGTTTGAGTTTGTTGAGCCG CTGCTGGCCTTTCTCCAGGGATTAGTCACCTTCTACCACGAGGGTTACGAACTGGCACATGAGTTTGAGCCATACAAGCAACAGCTACAGTTCAACCTCCAGAAT ACAAGAAATAATTTTGAGAGCACAAGACAGGAAGTGGAGAATTTGATGAGAAGGATAAGGTCTGCAGATCAGGACTTTAAAGCTCCAGGAGAGTGGACCATGGAGGGCTTCCTCTATGTGCAGGAGAAGC GACCCTTGGGGTGTACATGGAGTCGACATTATTGCACGTATGAGAAAGAGACCAAAATGTTTACAATGAGCAACTCTGAATTCAAGTCTGGAGGCAAACAG AATGGATTGATCATGAGTCCTCCTGAGATGTTTAAGCTGAAGTCCTGCATCAGACGGAGGACTGACTCTATTGACAAGCGATTCTGCTTTGACATTGAGGTGGTAGAAAG GCATGGTATCATCACCCTTCAGGCTCTCTCTGAATCCAACAGAAGACTGTGGATGGAGGCCATGGATGGAAAAGAGCCG ATTTACACCCTTCCAGCACTTTTGAGCAAGAAAGAGGAAA CATTCCTAAATGAAGCAGGCTTTAATTTTGTAAAGAAGTGTATAGATCTTGTGGAAACAAGAG GCATTTACACAATGGGGCTGTACAGAATTGGTGGAGTTAACTCTAAAGTCCAGCGACTGATGACCTCAGTGTTTG CGGCCAAAGCTCCTGCAGATATGGACCTTGACCCAGACACCTGGGATAACAAGACCATCACCAGCGGCCTGAAGAATTACCTCAG GTGTCTGGCAGAACCCCTCATGACTTATAGACTCCACAAAGATTTCATCATGGCAGTCA agTCTGATGATCAGAACTACAGGGTGTGTGCTGTTCATGCCCTCGTCCACAAGCTCCCCGACAAGAATAAAGAGATGCTGGATATTCTGATAAAGCATCTACATGT ggtttCCACACATAGTCAGAAGAATCTGATGACCGTGTCTAACCTGGGTGTGATTTTTGGCCCAACACTCATGCGCTCTCAAGAAGAGACAGTTGCTGCCATGATGAACATCAAGTTTCAGAATATTGTGGTAGAGATCCTCATAGAAAACTATGACAAG atatttcatCAAGCTCCAGACCCTAACGTCCCTCTGCCACAGCCTCAGTCTCATGCTAGTGCCCGCCGCAGCAAAGCCATCTGCCTGTCCTCAAGGTCCCGCAAATCCAGAGGCCTGTACTCTCCCACCTTGTGCCTGGCTGATGCTGACA GTGACACGTTCAGCAGCAGTCCGAGTAGCACTCCCATGGGCAGTATGGAGTCTCTCTCATCTCACTCTTCAGACCAGAACAGCTGCTCTAAGACGGGCTCCCCATCATGTACCAAACACAAGGCATCAGGGAACCTATGCTGGACCACTTCATCTCCCTCCTCCAATGGCCCCAAAAGCCCCGCTTGCACCACCAGCCCTGATTCCAGCTCCAAAGAGGACGCCAACAAGACTGATGGAGAATGGGAAGAAGCGCTGAGCACGAGTCCAGGTGATCGAAGCTCTCCGGCTTCAGAGATCCTCCAGAGAACCCTCAGAGAGACTCTGGAGGTTCATGGGGAAGAACGACACAGTCTGTCCACCTGCTCTTCTCTCACTTCACTCCGCATTTCTGAGG GTTTCAGAAGCTGTCACGGCTCTATTCAGAGCCTGGTGTCATGCAGTCAGAGAGACAGTCTGAAGTCCGTCCATCTGCCGGAGCTTCCTCCTAAAGTGACAGTGACATATAGACACTCCTCGGCCAGCAATGGCTACCAGAGACCAGGATCTGT TGTGGCCTTGCGGGCAGCAGTCTTTGAGAGTCCTGGAATTTCCCAGCCCCCAACGGGAAG AGAGGCTAAAGCCTTGTATTCCTGTCAAGCGGAGCACAGTCATGAGCTGAGCTTCCCACAGGGGGCGCACTTCTCCAACG TGTATCCCTCAGTGGAACCCGGCTGGCTCCAAGCGACATATGATGGCAAAACCGGACTCATCCCAGAGAATTATGTGGCTTTCCTCTAA
- the LOC113038609 gene encoding rho GTPase-activating protein 42 isoform X1, which translates to MGLPALEFSDSFLDSPDFRERLRCHEIELERTNKFIKELIKDGNMLISALKNLSAAVQKFSQSLQDFQFECIGDAETDDEINIAQSLKEFSQLLNTVEEERRRLIQNADDVLITPLAKFRKEQIGAAKEGKKKFDKETEKYYTVLEKHLSLSSRKKESLLQEADTQINNERQIFYDASLEYVFKIQQVQERKKFEFVEPLLAFLQGLVTFYHEGYELAHEFEPYKQQLQFNLQNTRNNFESTRQEVENLMRRIRSADQDFKAPGEWTMEGFLYVQEKRPLGCTWSRHYCTYEKETKMFTMSNSEFKSGGKQNGLIMSPPEMFKLKSCIRRRTDSIDKRFCFDIEVVERGNPCEGHLFNYLQCFYNVHRHGIITLQALSESNRRLWMEAMDGKEPIYTLPALLSKKEETFLNEAGFNFVKKCIDLVETRGIYTMGLYRIGGVNSKVQRLMTSVFAAKAPADMDLDPDTWDNKTITSGLKNYLRCLAEPLMTYRLHKDFIMAVKSDDQNYRVCAVHALVHKLPDKNKEMLDILIKHLHVVSTHSQKNLMTVSNLGVIFGPTLMRSQEETVAAMMNIKFQNIVVEILIENYDKIFHQAPDPNVPLPQPQSHASARRSKAICLSSRSRKSRGLYSPTLCLADADSDTFSSSPSSTPMGSMESLSSHSSDQNSCSKTGSPSCTKHKASGNLCWTTSSPSSNGPKSPACTTSPDSSSKEDANKTDGEWEEALSTSPGDRSSPASEILQRTLRETLEVHGEERHSLSTCSSLTSLRISEGFRSCHGSIQSLVSCSQRDSLKSVHLPELPPKVTVTYRHSSASNGYQRPGSVVALRAAVFESPGISQPPTGREAKALYSCQAEHSHELSFPQGAHFSNVYPSVEPGWLQATYDGKTGLIPENYVAFL; encoded by the exons ATGGGGCTCCCGGCGCTGGAATTCAGTGATTCTTTCCTGGACAGTCCTGACTTCAGGGAGCGACTCAGATGCCACGAAATTGAGCTGGAGCGTACTAATAAATTCATCAAGGAACTTATCAAAGATGGAAATATGCTTATTAGTGCGCTTAAAA ATCTATCTGCAGCTGTGCAGAAATTTTCCCAGTCCCTACAGGATTTCCAGTTTGAATGCATCGGAGATGCAGAAACAGATGATGAGATTAACATTG CCCAGTCATTAAAGGAATTCTCCCAGCTGCTGAACACGGTGGAGGAGGAAAGACGACGACTA atACAGAATGCTGATGATGTCTTGATCACACCGCTGGCAAAGTTTCGGAAAGAGCAGATCGGAGCGGCCAAA gaaggGAAGAAGAAATTTGACAAGGAGACCGAGAAGTATTACACAGTTTTGGAGAAGCACTTAAGCCTGTCTTCAAGAAAGAAAGAGTCACTTTTGCAGGAG GCAGACACCCAAATAAATAACGAAAGACAGATTTTCTATGACGCCTCCCTGGAATATGTTTTCAAAATCCAACAAGTGCAAGAAAGGAAAAAGTTTGAGTTTGTTGAGCCG CTGCTGGCCTTTCTCCAGGGATTAGTCACCTTCTACCACGAGGGTTACGAACTGGCACATGAGTTTGAGCCATACAAGCAACAGCTACAGTTCAACCTCCAGAAT ACAAGAAATAATTTTGAGAGCACAAGACAGGAAGTGGAGAATTTGATGAGAAGGATAAGGTCTGCAGATCAGGACTTTAAAGCTCCAGGAGAGTGGACCATGGAGGGCTTCCTCTATGTGCAGGAGAAGC GACCCTTGGGGTGTACATGGAGTCGACATTATTGCACGTATGAGAAAGAGACCAAAATGTTTACAATGAGCAACTCTGAATTCAAGTCTGGAGGCAAACAG AATGGATTGATCATGAGTCCTCCTGAGATGTTTAAGCTGAAGTCCTGCATCAGACGGAGGACTGACTCTATTGACAAGCGATTCTGCTTTGACATTGAGGTGGTAGAAAG AGGTAACCCCTGTGAAGGGCATCTGTTCAATTATCTGCAATGTTTCTATAATGTCCATCG GCATGGTATCATCACCCTTCAGGCTCTCTCTGAATCCAACAGAAGACTGTGGATGGAGGCCATGGATGGAAAAGAGCCG ATTTACACCCTTCCAGCACTTTTGAGCAAGAAAGAGGAAA CATTCCTAAATGAAGCAGGCTTTAATTTTGTAAAGAAGTGTATAGATCTTGTGGAAACAAGAG GCATTTACACAATGGGGCTGTACAGAATTGGTGGAGTTAACTCTAAAGTCCAGCGACTGATGACCTCAGTGTTTG CGGCCAAAGCTCCTGCAGATATGGACCTTGACCCAGACACCTGGGATAACAAGACCATCACCAGCGGCCTGAAGAATTACCTCAG GTGTCTGGCAGAACCCCTCATGACTTATAGACTCCACAAAGATTTCATCATGGCAGTCA agTCTGATGATCAGAACTACAGGGTGTGTGCTGTTCATGCCCTCGTCCACAAGCTCCCCGACAAGAATAAAGAGATGCTGGATATTCTGATAAAGCATCTACATGT ggtttCCACACATAGTCAGAAGAATCTGATGACCGTGTCTAACCTGGGTGTGATTTTTGGCCCAACACTCATGCGCTCTCAAGAAGAGACAGTTGCTGCCATGATGAACATCAAGTTTCAGAATATTGTGGTAGAGATCCTCATAGAAAACTATGACAAG atatttcatCAAGCTCCAGACCCTAACGTCCCTCTGCCACAGCCTCAGTCTCATGCTAGTGCCCGCCGCAGCAAAGCCATCTGCCTGTCCTCAAGGTCCCGCAAATCCAGAGGCCTGTACTCTCCCACCTTGTGCCTGGCTGATGCTGACA GTGACACGTTCAGCAGCAGTCCGAGTAGCACTCCCATGGGCAGTATGGAGTCTCTCTCATCTCACTCTTCAGACCAGAACAGCTGCTCTAAGACGGGCTCCCCATCATGTACCAAACACAAGGCATCAGGGAACCTATGCTGGACCACTTCATCTCCCTCCTCCAATGGCCCCAAAAGCCCCGCTTGCACCACCAGCCCTGATTCCAGCTCCAAAGAGGACGCCAACAAGACTGATGGAGAATGGGAAGAAGCGCTGAGCACGAGTCCAGGTGATCGAAGCTCTCCGGCTTCAGAGATCCTCCAGAGAACCCTCAGAGAGACTCTGGAGGTTCATGGGGAAGAACGACACAGTCTGTCCACCTGCTCTTCTCTCACTTCACTCCGCATTTCTGAGG GTTTCAGAAGCTGTCACGGCTCTATTCAGAGCCTGGTGTCATGCAGTCAGAGAGACAGTCTGAAGTCCGTCCATCTGCCGGAGCTTCCTCCTAAAGTGACAGTGACATATAGACACTCCTCGGCCAGCAATGGCTACCAGAGACCAGGATCTGT TGTGGCCTTGCGGGCAGCAGTCTTTGAGAGTCCTGGAATTTCCCAGCCCCCAACGGGAAG AGAGGCTAAAGCCTTGTATTCCTGTCAAGCGGAGCACAGTCATGAGCTGAGCTTCCCACAGGGGGCGCACTTCTCCAACG TGTATCCCTCAGTGGAACCCGGCTGGCTCCAAGCGACATATGATGGCAAAACCGGACTCATCCCAGAGAATTATGTGGCTTTCCTCTAA